A genomic stretch from Fibrobacter sp. UWB13 includes:
- a CDS encoding cupin domain-containing protein — MIIDLKGMETTVLPNFKGGEKEYKAKMYFDGTTRIMHGTLEAGASIGYHKHETNSEIMFFVSGKGKVLFDDGVEYVEAGQCHFCPKGHSHSLINEGPEDLVFYATVPELG, encoded by the coding sequence ATGATTATTGATTTGAAAGGTATGGAGACGACTGTTCTCCCGAATTTTAAGGGTGGCGAAAAAGAATACAAGGCGAAGATGTATTTTGACGGCACGACGCGTATTATGCACGGTACACTCGAAGCTGGTGCATCTATCGGTTACCACAAGCACGAAACTAACAGCGAAATTATGTTCTTTGTCTCGGGGAAAGGCAAGGTTCTTTTTGATGATGGCGTGGAATATGTTGAAGCTGGCCAGTGCCATTTCTGCCCGAAGGGCCATTCCCACAGCTTGATTAACGAAGGTCCGGAAGATCTCGTCTTTTATGCGACGGTCCCGGAACTCGGATAA
- a CDS encoding lysoplasmalogenase family protein — protein sequence MVYSKLVSTLIAFVAILFVSFFVRDWYVLHECGAVQSCLDSTSDFQNITKFIVTCIATLLAFTIGRRSVTKRDRFFLQMSFLMILCADFCFKILYNYFGTPDTRENFITLGIGFFFMAQLILIYRHSRTKNTDWSFPWIYCIPFAAVIAMLFLAYFKVLESVMLMAVIAYAPTLLCSLYMACRATTLGFFPETNSFFIMIGMICFTCCDALTGISLLTGADHSTREILAVVSNNFIWLFYVPAIIFLALSGYRRNV from the coding sequence ATGGTGTATTCGAAGCTGGTCTCTACTTTGATTGCCTTTGTGGCAATCCTTTTTGTGTCGTTCTTTGTGCGTGACTGGTATGTGCTGCATGAGTGCGGTGCAGTACAGTCGTGTCTAGATTCCACCAGCGATTTTCAGAACATCACGAAGTTTATTGTAACTTGTATTGCTACGCTGCTTGCGTTTACGATTGGTAGGCGTTCGGTGACCAAGCGCGACCGATTCTTTTTACAGATGAGTTTTTTGATGATTCTTTGTGCTGACTTTTGTTTTAAAATTCTGTACAATTATTTTGGCACGCCTGACACTCGTGAAAATTTTATAACACTTGGCATCGGCTTTTTCTTCATGGCACAGTTGATTTTAATTTATCGGCACTCGCGTACAAAGAATACAGACTGGTCGTTCCCGTGGATTTACTGCATCCCGTTTGCGGCTGTGATTGCGATGCTTTTCCTTGCGTATTTCAAGGTCCTTGAATCCGTGATGCTCATGGCGGTTATAGCGTACGCACCGACGCTTTTGTGTTCGCTTTACATGGCATGCAGAGCGACAACGCTAGGCTTTTTCCCAGAGACAAATTCATTCTTTATCATGATCGGGATGATTTGCTTTACATGCTGTGATGCGCTTACAGGAATTTCACTCCTTACGGGGGCGGACCATTCGACCCGCGAAATTTTGGCAGTTGTGTCGAATAACTTTATTTGGCTGTTCTACGTCCCGGCTATCATTTTCCTCGCTTTGAGCGGATATCGCCGCAACGTTTAG
- a CDS encoding bile acid:sodium symporter, whose product MGNLRAILMPVAILAGILIPQAHFLSPLLPFTIGIMMFLTFVTKIPPQTHGYTFKIEARAFIASLVIIAALWGVVELFHLPREVLLGGAIIALCPPANAAPAMAKMLGGSASLALKIFLSGNLIACFSIPIIFGYLTGAEADLSEIAMKIFNTIQPIISIPLAFAFGLRNFYPELADRAAKYQKYTMFVWTFSVFIILSKASFDIREMGFADLWNSGKLPLMAAVSLVLCLLQFWLGWVCERGRRPIEGSQSMGQKNTTLVIWVSSLYAGPVVALAPTCYVVWQNLVLSYMTAKIKPKKDN is encoded by the coding sequence ATGGGTAACTTACGCGCTATTCTCATGCCGGTCGCCATTCTCGCTGGCATCCTCATTCCTCAGGCGCACTTTCTGTCGCCGCTCTTGCCGTTCACTATCGGCATCATGATGTTCCTTACGTTCGTGACGAAAATTCCGCCGCAGACGCATGGTTACACGTTCAAGATAGAAGCTCGCGCGTTTATCGCAAGTCTCGTGATTATCGCCGCCCTCTGGGGCGTTGTGGAGCTTTTCCACTTGCCGCGCGAAGTGCTTTTGGGCGGTGCCATCATTGCGCTTTGCCCGCCTGCGAATGCGGCCCCTGCGATGGCGAAAATGCTTGGCGGCAGCGCATCCCTTGCGCTCAAGATTTTCCTCAGCGGTAACCTGATTGCGTGCTTTAGCATTCCGATTATCTTTGGCTATTTGACGGGCGCCGAAGCGGACCTTTCCGAAATCGCGATGAAGATTTTCAATACGATCCAGCCGATTATCAGCATCCCGCTGGCGTTTGCGTTTGGACTCCGTAACTTTTACCCGGAACTTGCCGACCGTGCCGCGAAATACCAAAAGTATACGATGTTCGTGTGGACGTTCTCGGTGTTCATTATTTTGTCCAAGGCTAGCTTCGACATTCGCGAAATGGGCTTTGCCGATTTGTGGAATAGCGGAAAGCTCCCGCTCATGGCTGCGGTTTCGCTTGTGCTTTGCCTTTTGCAGTTTTGGCTTGGCTGGGTTTGCGAACGCGGTCGCCGTCCGATTGAAGGCTCGCAGAGCATGGGGCAAAAGAATACGACGCTTGTTATCTGGGTTTCTAGCCTTTACGCTGGCCCGGTGGTGGCTCTCGCTCCGACTTGCTACGTTGTATGGCAGAACCTTGTGCTCAGTTACATGACCGCAAAAATCAAGCCGAAGAAAGATAATTAG
- the lysA gene encoding diaminopimelate decarboxylase, whose product MKYSIPDSVLLKAASEYGTPLWIYDRATIERAVKDVQVFDTVRFAQKACPNLSVVSLIRKLGCVVDAVSAGEIVRALKAGFKGGQQKGKVPEIVYTADIFDRDALELVKKYDIAVNVGSPDMIQQLADFGVKSELTIRVNPGFGHGHSRKTNTGGDLSKHGIWHEQIKDCIKLAQSNGMWITGLHMHIGSGTDFEHLAQVCDAMVDASRHLGSHLRTISAGGGLPIPYHEEEKGNRIDVKAYYDLWDNARKRIQQSIGHDVHLEVEPGRYLVAESGYLVAEIRAVKKQGNNLFYLLDAGFTDLVRPSFYGSYHAISVVARDGRELNETVDAVVAGPLCESGDVFTQEEGGFVVTRKLPKAQVGDLLILHDAGAYGAAMSSNYNSRRYAAETMYTKGEIKLIRERQTFEQLLQNDRIIEL is encoded by the coding sequence ATGAAATATTCCATCCCTGATTCAGTGCTTTTGAAAGCGGCCAGTGAATACGGCACCCCGCTTTGGATTTATGACCGTGCGACGATTGAACGTGCTGTAAAGGACGTGCAGGTTTTTGACACTGTGCGCTTTGCTCAGAAGGCATGCCCGAACCTTTCCGTGGTTTCGCTCATCCGCAAGCTTGGCTGCGTTGTCGACGCCGTCTCCGCTGGTGAAATTGTGCGCGCCCTCAAGGCCGGCTTCAAGGGTGGACAGCAGAAGGGCAAGGTTCCTGAAATTGTCTACACTGCCGATATCTTTGACCGCGATGCACTCGAACTCGTGAAGAAGTACGATATCGCCGTGAACGTGGGCTCTCCGGATATGATCCAGCAGCTCGCTGATTTCGGCGTGAAGTCTGAACTCACCATCCGCGTGAATCCGGGCTTTGGCCATGGTCACTCCCGCAAGACGAATACCGGTGGCGACCTTTCCAAGCACGGCATTTGGCACGAACAGATTAAGGACTGCATCAAGCTCGCCCAGAGCAACGGCATGTGGATTACCGGTTTGCACATGCACATCGGTTCCGGCACGGATTTTGAACACTTGGCCCAGGTTTGCGATGCTATGGTCGACGCTAGCCGTCACCTCGGTTCTCACCTCCGCACGATTAGCGCTGGTGGTGGCCTCCCGATTCCGTATCACGAAGAAGAAAAGGGCAACCGCATTGACGTGAAGGCTTACTATGATTTGTGGGATAACGCCCGCAAGCGTATCCAGCAGAGCATTGGTCACGATGTCCATCTCGAAGTGGAACCGGGCCGTTACCTTGTTGCAGAAAGCGGCTACCTCGTTGCAGAAATTCGCGCCGTGAAGAAACAGGGAAATAATTTGTTCTACTTGCTCGACGCTGGCTTTACCGATCTCGTTCGCCCGAGTTTTTACGGTAGCTACCACGCTATTTCTGTGGTTGCCCGTGACGGTCGTGAACTGAACGAAACTGTTGACGCTGTTGTCGCTGGCCCGCTTTGCGAATCCGGTGACGTGTTCACGCAGGAAGAAGGCGGCTTTGTTGTGACGCGCAAGCTCCCGAAGGCTCAGGTTGGTGATTTGCTGATTCTCCATGATGCCGGTGCTTACGGTGCCGCCATGAGCAGCAACTACAATAGCCGTCGCTACGCTGCTGAAACGATGTACACGAAGGGTGAAATCAAGCTCATTCGTGAACGCCAGACTTTTGAACAATTGCTGCAAAACGATCGCATTATCGAATTATAA
- a CDS encoding glycogen-binding domain-containing protein encodes MSKNSKTVVAKPVKKVATKAAAKPAAEKSAAKTVKAPAKKAAPKAETPAKATKAAKVEAPKAEVKVAKAPAKKAATKAPKAAAPKKVAVEFVADCPLATTVSVAGTFNNWTVDADMLKKDKKTGLWVAKISLVPGDYEYKFVCDGVNWDAGDNKIKHV; translated from the coding sequence ATGTCCAAGAATTCTAAGACTGTGGTTGCAAAACCCGTAAAGAAAGTTGCGACGAAGGCTGCGGCAAAACCCGCTGCAGAAAAGTCCGCCGCAAAAACCGTGAAGGCTCCTGCCAAGAAGGCCGCTCCGAAGGCTGAAACGCCGGCTAAGGCTACTAAGGCTGCAAAAGTTGAAGCCCCGAAAGCTGAAGTGAAGGTCGCCAAGGCCCCGGCAAAGAAAGCTGCAACAAAGGCTCCGAAGGCTGCGGCCCCGAAGAAGGTCGCTGTCGAATTCGTTGCCGATTGCCCGCTTGCAACAACCGTCTCTGTTGCTGGTACGTTCAACAACTGGACTGTCGATGCCGACATGCTCAAGAAGGACAAGAAGACGGGTCTTTGGGTTGCAAAGATTTCCCTCGTTCCGGGCGACTACGAATACAAGTTTGTCTGTGACGGTGTAAACTGGGATGCAGGCGACAATAAGATCAAGCACGTATAA
- the rpe gene encoding ribulose-phosphate 3-epimerase, with amino-acid sequence MLKQIIAPSVLNANFLELGNGLKAIENGGAGLVHLDIMDGHFVPNISFGPGISACVKKGTKLPLDCHLMIENPENYVGEFAKAGASIISVHAETTNHLDRLLHQIAELGVKPAVAINPATPLESIKYVLDIVDMVLIMSVNPGFGGQSLIPYCLDKIRELRALKPELNIQIDGGVKLDNILACKEAGANIFVVGSAIFGKPDPEAVCKEFVNLVK; translated from the coding sequence ATGCTTAAACAAATCATCGCTCCAAGCGTCTTGAACGCAAACTTCCTCGAACTCGGCAATGGTCTCAAGGCCATTGAAAACGGAGGCGCAGGCCTCGTTCATTTGGACATCATGGATGGGCACTTTGTCCCAAACATCAGCTTTGGCCCGGGCATTTCTGCCTGCGTCAAGAAGGGCACCAAGCTCCCGCTCGATTGCCATTTGATGATCGAAAATCCGGAAAACTACGTGGGCGAATTTGCTAAAGCTGGCGCAAGCATCATCAGCGTGCACGCCGAAACCACAAATCACCTCGACCGTTTGCTACACCAGATTGCAGAACTCGGCGTCAAGCCCGCAGTCGCCATCAACCCGGCAACTCCGCTCGAAAGCATCAAGTACGTGCTCGACATCGTGGACATGGTACTCATCATGTCTGTGAACCCGGGATTCGGCGGTCAGAGCCTCATTCCTTACTGTCTCGACAAGATTCGCGAACTCCGCGCCCTCAAGCCGGAACTCAACATCCAGATCGATGGCGGCGTAAAGCTCGACAACATCCTCGCCTGCAAGGAAGCGGGCGCAAACATCTTCGTCGTCGGAAGCGCCATTTTCGGCAAGCCCGATCCAGAAGCCGTCTGCAAGGAATTTGTGAATTTAGTTAAATAA